The following proteins are encoded in a genomic region of Burkholderia gladioli:
- a CDS encoding efflux transporter outer membrane subunit, translating into MSGPRSRRRAALAPLAAAALAVALGACSTVGPNYRLPKQALVNAPLANAPLDGAGDGSSLVSHGAVPANWWRLYDDPVLDGLVQLALQSNTDLRVAAANLARSRAALDVANAQGGFSGGFAGGAQRAQESAEQYLLTEKLPVVNEGAFNINVSYEFDLFGKLKRGVEAARADTDAVKAAGDLARITVVADVVRAYVESCSAAEELEIAKQSLALQQQRVSLSRRLRDAGRGSQTDVTTGTTQVRTLAADIPRFEGRRKVAQYQLAALLARAPAELPPAALACQRLPRLNQPIPVGDGTALLRRRPDVREAERKLAASTARVGVAIGDMYPSVSFGASVGTTGIFGDLFSPTTNRWSFGPLISWTFPANGQRARVREAEAATGGALAQFDGVVLNALRETQSSLATYAADTQRADALRTAYQSARDSADETHRLYAAGRESFISDLDATRTLTSVHAQVAAAEGQVAADQVRLFLALGGGWDGETVAGAEGGASSASGASGTSVPAAAPVPASAAAR; encoded by the coding sequence ATGAGCGGCCCGCGATCGCGCCGGCGCGCCGCGCTCGCGCCGCTGGCCGCCGCCGCGTTGGCGGTGGCGCTGGGTGCCTGCAGCACGGTCGGCCCGAACTACCGCTTGCCGAAACAGGCCCTGGTCAACGCGCCGCTGGCGAACGCGCCGCTCGACGGCGCCGGCGACGGCAGCTCGCTGGTCTCTCACGGCGCGGTGCCGGCCAACTGGTGGCGGCTCTACGACGACCCGGTGCTCGACGGCCTGGTGCAGTTGGCCCTGCAGTCCAACACCGACCTGCGCGTGGCGGCCGCCAACCTGGCCCGCTCGCGCGCCGCGCTCGACGTGGCCAACGCCCAGGGCGGCTTCTCCGGCGGTTTCGCGGGTGGCGCGCAGCGCGCCCAGGAATCGGCCGAGCAATACCTGCTGACCGAGAAGCTGCCGGTGGTGAACGAAGGCGCCTTCAATATCAACGTGTCCTACGAGTTCGACCTGTTCGGCAAGCTCAAGCGCGGCGTCGAGGCGGCGCGGGCCGATACCGACGCGGTCAAGGCCGCCGGCGACCTGGCCCGTATCACGGTGGTGGCCGACGTGGTGCGCGCCTATGTCGAATCCTGCTCGGCGGCCGAGGAACTCGAAATCGCGAAGCAGTCGCTGGCGCTGCAGCAGCAGCGCGTGTCGCTGTCGCGCAGGCTGCGCGACGCGGGCCGCGGCAGCCAGACCGACGTGACCACCGGCACCACCCAGGTGCGCACGCTGGCGGCCGACATCCCGCGCTTCGAGGGCCGCCGCAAGGTCGCGCAATACCAGCTCGCGGCCCTGCTCGCGCGTGCGCCGGCCGAACTGCCGCCCGCCGCCCTGGCCTGCCAGCGGCTGCCCCGGCTGAACCAGCCGATCCCGGTCGGCGACGGCACCGCGCTGCTGCGGCGGCGCCCCGACGTGCGCGAGGCCGAGCGCAAGCTGGCCGCCTCGACGGCGCGTGTGGGCGTGGCGATCGGCGACATGTATCCGAGCGTCAGCTTCGGCGCCTCGGTGGGCACCACCGGGATCTTCGGCGACCTGTTCTCGCCGACCACCAACCGCTGGTCGTTCGGCCCGCTGATCAGCTGGACCTTTCCCGCCAACGGCCAGCGGGCCCGCGTGCGCGAGGCCGAGGCCGCCACCGGCGGCGCGCTGGCCCAGTTCGACGGCGTGGTGCTGAACGCGCTGCGCGAGACCCAGAGCAGCCTGGCCACCTACGCCGCCGATACGCAGCGCGCCGACGCGCTGCGCACCGCGTATCAATCGGCGCGCGACTCGGCCGACGAAACGCATCGCCTCTATGCGGCGGGGCGCGAGTCCTTCATTTCGGACCTGGATGCCACGCGCACCCTGACCAGCGTGCATGCGCAGGTGGCCGCGGCCGAGGGCCAGGTGGCGGCGGATCAGGTGCGCCTGTTCCTGGCGCTGGGCGGCGGCTGGGATGGCGAGACGGTCGCGGGCGCCGAAGGCGGCGCGAGCAGCGCAAGTGGCGCGAGCGGCACGTCGGTGCCCGCCGCGGCGCCGGTGCCGGCCTCGGCTGCCGCGCGCTGA
- a CDS encoding HlyD family secretion protein: MNAKRTWFSAGQILLTLIVVVVAGLVLWRIINYYMFSPWTRDGHVRADVIQVAPDVSGLITEVRVVDNQAVSQGQVLFVIDRARYTLALRLAQATLEQRAATLAQARREYARNLKLGNLVASEQLEESRTRVDQGQAALADAQVNVDTARLNLQRTTIVSPVDGYLNDRAPRVGEYVPAGRAVLSVVDQHSFRVDGYFEETKLHGIHIGQAVDISVMGEPRPLRGHVQSIVAAIEDRDRTQSANLLPNVNPAFSWVRLAQRIPVRVALDEVPDDFRMIAGRTATVAIRAPDARDQRKAQGAAQPAGGAAPTSPPTSTPAAASGATASGAPGAPSSGAAINTLSPAEATAAPASGASR; the protein is encoded by the coding sequence GTGAACGCGAAAAGAACCTGGTTTTCGGCGGGGCAGATCCTGCTGACCCTGATCGTGGTGGTCGTCGCCGGCCTCGTGCTGTGGCGCATCATCAACTACTACATGTTCTCGCCCTGGACCCGCGACGGCCACGTGCGCGCCGACGTGATCCAGGTCGCGCCCGACGTGTCGGGGCTGATCACCGAGGTGCGGGTGGTCGACAACCAGGCCGTCTCGCAGGGCCAGGTGCTGTTCGTGATCGACCGGGCGCGCTACACGCTCGCGCTGCGCCTGGCCCAGGCGACGCTCGAGCAGCGCGCGGCGACGCTGGCCCAGGCGCGGCGCGAATACGCGCGCAATCTCAAGCTCGGCAACCTGGTGGCCAGCGAGCAGCTCGAGGAAAGCCGCACCCGCGTCGACCAGGGCCAGGCCGCGCTGGCCGACGCGCAGGTCAATGTCGATACCGCCAGGCTGAACCTGCAGCGCACCACCATCGTCAGCCCGGTGGACGGCTACCTGAACGACCGCGCGCCGCGCGTGGGCGAATACGTGCCGGCCGGCCGCGCGGTGCTGTCGGTGGTCGACCAGCATTCGTTCCGTGTCGACGGCTATTTCGAGGAGACCAAGCTGCACGGCATCCATATCGGCCAGGCGGTGGACATCAGCGTGATGGGCGAGCCGCGGCCGCTGCGCGGCCATGTGCAGAGCATCGTGGCGGCGATCGAGGATCGCGACCGCACCCAGAGCGCGAACCTGCTGCCCAACGTCAACCCGGCCTTCAGCTGGGTGCGGCTGGCGCAGCGGATTCCGGTGCGCGTCGCGCTCGACGAGGTGCCCGACGATTTCCGCATGATCGCGGGCCGCACCGCCACGGTGGCGATACGCGCGCCCGATGCGCGCGACCAGCGCAAGGCGCAAGGCGCGGCGCAGCCGGCCGGCGGCGCCGCGCCAACTTCGCCCCCAACTTCGACCCCGGCTGCGGCTTCAGGCGCGACGGCCAGCGGCGCCCCTGGCGCGCCCAGCTCCGGCGCCGCCATCAACACCCTTTCGCCGGCCGAGGCGACGGCGGCTCCCGCCAGCGGGGCCTCGCGATGA
- a CDS encoding DUF1656 domain-containing protein produces the protein MIGEFDIFGVFVPAPLVLMLIAYLINIAVRALLTRTGIYRFVWHRSIFDLGIYVFVLAGVVIASHHFVAT, from the coding sequence ATGATCGGCGAATTCGACATCTTCGGCGTGTTCGTGCCGGCACCGCTGGTGCTGATGCTGATCGCCTACCTGATCAACATCGCGGTGCGCGCGCTGCTCACGCGCACCGGCATCTACCGCTTCGTCTGGCATCGCTCGATCTTCGACCTCGGCATCTACGTGTTCGTGCTGGCCGGCGTCGTGATCGCCTCCCATCATTTCGTGGCTACCTGA
- a CDS encoding FUSC family protein — MTYPSLRDWLFSGKTFAASMLALYLGLYFQLPRPYWAMASVYIVSNPFVGATRSKALYRALGTALGASAAILLVPPFVETPFLFSVIVALWTGTLLYLAMSDRTARSYVFLLAGYTMPLIALPTVTDPTTVFDVAIARTEEIILGIVCASVVGSAILPNRLAPTLIERADGWFRDAAFYGRETLSGHLAGKALSACRQRLAATLNALEFLLSQLGYDHAHPRVLARAEALHGRMQLFMPLMSALADPLVALMRELETLPAELASLLADAARWFDAPLPAPADATGAIADPVADRLRERIAALQPTGDAMMSWDGALLSNALWRLRQVVDVWQDCRSLRALIDNEAGVWQPRYRHWRLGGTERFYDRGMMLFSTLTAAGAIVLACWLWISSGWNDGAGAVTLAAVACCFFAALDEPAPLVFRFFLSTCASVVFAGLYLFVVLPHVHDFVMLVLIFAGPFILIGTLIPRPQFNLVTMLVAVNTATFISIQDAYSADFLVFLNSNIAGVAGLLYAFVWTRATRPFGAELAARRLLRSSWEDVAKSASRQPIADQRNHASRMLDRVTQLLPRLSASDDHRHPSIETFRDLRVALNALDLHRSLRRLDGDVPEAIDRVLAGVNAHYTACAESNARQPASPALLESIDDALDAVAIRHLIGATQQGTPPRGERAPGDAQAGGPAAPATPATPVAPDASASPAASRAARPAAALQRGLRDALHALVGLRLSLNPALMQALPPATAPGTPRA; from the coding sequence ATGACCTACCCGAGCCTGCGCGACTGGCTGTTCTCGGGCAAGACCTTCGCCGCCTCGATGCTGGCGCTCTACCTCGGCCTCTATTTCCAGTTGCCGCGCCCCTACTGGGCGATGGCCAGCGTCTACATCGTCTCGAATCCCTTCGTCGGCGCGACCCGCTCGAAGGCGCTCTACCGCGCGCTGGGCACCGCGCTCGGCGCCTCGGCCGCGATCCTGCTGGTGCCGCCCTTCGTCGAGACGCCCTTCCTGTTCAGCGTGATCGTGGCGCTGTGGACCGGCACCCTGCTCTACCTGGCGATGTCGGACCGCACCGCGCGCAGCTACGTGTTCCTGCTGGCCGGCTACACCATGCCGCTGATCGCGCTGCCCACCGTCACCGATCCGACCACGGTGTTCGACGTGGCGATCGCGCGCACCGAGGAGATCATCCTGGGGATCGTCTGCGCCAGCGTGGTGGGCAGCGCGATCCTGCCGAACCGGCTCGCGCCGACCCTGATCGAGCGCGCCGACGGCTGGTTCCGCGACGCCGCCTTCTACGGCCGCGAAACGCTCTCGGGCCACCTGGCCGGCAAGGCGCTGTCGGCCTGCCGGCAGCGGCTGGCCGCCACCCTCAACGCGCTGGAATTCCTGCTCAGCCAGCTCGGCTACGATCACGCCCATCCGCGCGTGCTGGCCCGCGCCGAGGCCCTGCACGGCCGCATGCAATTGTTCATGCCGCTGATGTCGGCGCTCGCCGATCCGCTGGTCGCGCTGATGCGCGAGCTCGAGACACTACCGGCCGAGCTGGCATCGCTGCTGGCCGACGCGGCGCGCTGGTTCGACGCGCCGCTGCCGGCGCCGGCCGATGCCACGGGCGCGATCGCCGACCCGGTGGCGGACCGGCTGCGCGAGCGCATCGCCGCGCTGCAGCCGACCGGCGACGCGATGATGAGCTGGGACGGCGCGCTGCTGTCGAACGCGCTGTGGCGGCTGCGCCAGGTGGTGGACGTGTGGCAGGACTGCCGCTCGCTGCGCGCGCTGATCGACAACGAGGCCGGCGTCTGGCAGCCGCGCTACCGCCATTGGCGGCTCGGCGGCACCGAGCGCTTCTACGATCGCGGCATGATGCTGTTCTCCACGCTGACGGCGGCCGGCGCGATCGTGCTCGCCTGCTGGCTGTGGATCTCCTCTGGCTGGAACGACGGCGCCGGGGCGGTCACGCTGGCGGCGGTGGCCTGCTGCTTCTTCGCCGCGCTCGACGAGCCCGCGCCCCTGGTGTTCCGCTTCTTCCTCTCGACCTGCGCGAGCGTGGTGTTCGCCGGGCTCTACCTGTTCGTGGTGCTGCCGCACGTGCATGATTTCGTGATGCTGGTGCTGATCTTCGCCGGGCCCTTCATCCTGATCGGCACGCTGATCCCGCGCCCTCAGTTCAATCTCGTGACGATGCTGGTGGCCGTCAACACCGCCACCTTCATCAGCATCCAGGACGCCTACTCGGCCGACTTCCTGGTGTTCCTCAACAGCAATATCGCCGGTGTCGCCGGGCTGCTCTATGCCTTCGTCTGGACCCGCGCCACGCGCCCGTTCGGCGCCGAGCTGGCGGCGCGCCGGCTGCTGCGCTCGAGCTGGGAGGACGTCGCCAAGTCCGCCTCGCGCCAGCCGATCGCCGACCAGCGCAACCATGCCTCGCGCATGCTCGACCGCGTCACGCAATTGCTGCCGCGCCTGTCCGCGTCCGACGATCACCGCCATCCCTCGATCGAAACCTTCCGCGACCTGCGCGTCGCGCTCAACGCGCTCGACCTGCACCGCTCGCTGCGCCGCCTCGACGGCGACGTGCCCGAGGCGATCGACCGGGTGCTGGCCGGCGTGAACGCGCACTACACCGCCTGCGCCGAATCCAATGCGCGCCAGCCGGCCTCGCCGGCCCTGCTCGAATCGATCGACGACGCGCTCGACGCGGTCGCGATCCGCCACCTGATCGGCGCCACGCAGCAGGGCACGCCGCCGCGCGGCGAACGCGCCCCGGGTGACGCGCAAGCCGGCGGCCCCGCCGCGCCGGCAACGCCTGCCACTCCGGTTGCGCCCGACGCGTCGGCCTCGCCTGCCGCGTCTCGCGCCGCGCGCCCCGCCGCCGCGCTGCAGCGCGGGCTGCGCGACGCGCTGCATGCGCTGGTCGGCCTGCGCCTGTCGCTCAATCCCGCGCTGATGCAGGCGCTGCCGCCGGCCACCGCGCCCGGCACCCCGCGCGCCTGA
- a CDS encoding MarR family winged helix-turn-helix transcriptional regulator: MSNLHALRLAVSSTLVTAARKWRRTSDSLLTAYNVSEACATPLLIAGRLGEAVRQVTLAEHVGIEGPSLVRLLDQLCAAGLARRDEDPADRRAKTVTLTDEGRAVTAKMEEDLRVLRSRVLKSVSRADLEATLRVLNAFNDSGDAGDRGAP; the protein is encoded by the coding sequence ATGTCGAATCTCCATGCCCTGCGCCTGGCCGTCAGCAGCACCCTGGTCACCGCCGCCCGCAAGTGGCGCCGGACCAGCGACTCGCTGCTCACCGCCTACAACGTGTCCGAGGCCTGCGCCACGCCGCTGCTGATCGCCGGCCGGCTGGGCGAGGCGGTCCGCCAGGTCACGCTCGCCGAGCACGTCGGCATCGAGGGGCCCTCGCTGGTGCGGCTGCTCGACCAGCTCTGCGCGGCGGGCCTGGCGCGCCGCGACGAGGACCCGGCCGATCGCCGCGCCAAGACCGTCACGCTCACCGACGAGGGCCGCGCCGTCACGGCGAAGATGGAGGAAGACCTGCGCGTGCTGCGTTCGCGCGTGCTGAAGTCGGTCAGTCGCGCCGATCTCGAGGCCACGCTGCGAGTCCTGAACGCCTTCAACGACTCGGGCGATGCCGGCGATCGGGGCGCGCCATGA